TCCATGATCATTTCCATCTTCCCAACCGTTTGCCAGATTCCACCGGGCAGCCATGCCATAGCTGTTTTTCATCATCTCACCCACAACCATGGTGGCGTGCATGCCCGAGATATCCGACACCATCTGGCTGGATCCTGTTGCAAAAATGTTCCACTCCGTAAAAGCGATCGGTTTTGTAGTTGCTCCATGCCTGCTGAACGTTGTATTCATCCACTCCATGACATCGTGTGTAACCGGTTCGGCACTTGACAGGATCGCATCCGGGGTTGAATCTTCATCATACTCCGTGAAATAATCATGTACGATGTAGTAATCAGCCGTATTTCCGGCGGATTGAAAATATCCTTCGTTCCAATCCCGGTCGGCCGGGTTCCAGGAGTTGGCTGCATCAAAATGGATGAGCTGTGCCCCGATTTTGATATCGGCCCCGATTTCATCGGCAGCAGCTCTCATGGAGTCGGCAAAAACGTTAAAATGTGATCCGTACAGAGCCCCGGTAATTCGTTCGGGCTGGCCATCCTGGTTTTGATCCGTATCAATCAAATACCCCGCCTGCCACGGCCCTCCGTTTTCGTTACCAATCTCCCAGTATCGTGTGCGGCCGTTATCATATCGAACCCAGTCTGCTGCAAGTTTTGCTGCCGTTTGCAACGGGTTAGGGCCTGTGCCGTATCGGGCATAGCTGTAGTTGACCGTAAACATGCCGGTGCTTCCGGTTCGGTTTAACACTTCGTAAAAATTATCGAGTGATATCGTCCAGCTTTGCGTGTTATTCCCATACCAGTAACCCGCATCGTACGCATTGCCGCTGTTTCCATCGATGAGCTGATCCGGGGCGTCATCCGGCGGATTTCCGGGATCGGCATTCCAGAAATACATATTGCTAAGATTTCCGCCGGGAAACCGGATTACATTAGGTGAAAGACTGCTAATGTAGTGCATCAGGTTCGGCTGATCAATCATCTGTGTCATATATGTGTTGGCATTATTGCCAAACAGGTAGGGTGATACCCGGGTGATTTCATCATCCGGATCTGCATAGATAAAAACTGAGGCATCAGCCTGAACTTTTTCTACAGGCCGATGATCAGGTATCACCGCATCTTTTGGCTCCCAGCTATCCAGAAAGAATCCCGGGTTACCGCTTTGACCATCAAATGGTGGCTTGACGATCTCTCCTTTAGTGCCGTTTTCATTTGGGTCCCGGTCATTTGAATCCACACCTGAAGTACTATCACTACAGGCATTAAACAGACCAATGAACACTACTGCAGTGATCCAAAGTATGGAGGACTTCGTATGACGCATGTTCATGGCTAACCTTAAATTGCGGGAAAAAATAGTGAGCCTGTTTTCGTGACAACGGTGAGCTACTCCAAGAAAATCATCGGGTGAGTCATCAATGATTCATTTATTCAACCTGCTTAACTCGATTTTTCGAAAAACTCATCCGATGACGCTCTTCAGATAAAATATCCGGCCTTTTAACAGGGTATTCATTAAAAGGCCGGATAAGCAAAAAAAACAGAATTGTTAGTTAATCTGTACGATTCTGAAGTTATCGTAAGCCACACTCAGTTCATCTACAGGTACACCGGTGTCTGGATTAACATAGAACATGTGCATGTTCACAGCTATATCGGCATAGGTGGTTGCGCCCAGATCGTAAAGAACTTCCAGAGGGATGGTGAAGGTTTCCCAGCCATCGGTTTGAATGGTAATGCGCTCATCGTTACGGGTAACAAACGGATTCCAGTCGTACTCAAAGTTCCAGTTGAAGTTGAATTTGATCCAGCCGGAATTTAATCCGTCGGGAATATTCATTTCAAACCGAAGTACCAGGTTTTCTAAATCTGTATTCGGATCGATATCGGGCCAGTCGGTTTCAGCTTCCATCGGCGTTGCCAACTCCTGCGACCACCAGAGTCCTGCTGGAATATCGGTCAGATGCCAGTGCAGGTAATTTCCATCCACCGGCTCAATTCCTTCGACATCATTGGTCACCACCGGAGTATCGCCCCAGGGTGTAAACGGGTTTTTATCATCAAAATTGACAAATATTCCGGTGGTATTGTTAAACATATTCCGGTAGGAGTTATATGTTGTACCGCTTGATGTGGTTACATTCACAAATCCCTCTTCCGTTATGCCGTCCGGCACGGTAACGGTCATATAACTGCCGTCGTCGGATGATTCAAAATCAGCTGAAACTATTCCCCCGGGAAATGTAACCTCTGTAACGAGGTATAGATAATTCCCTGTAATCGTTAATGTTTCACCGCTTTCAGCAAATTCCTTATTGATGTGCTGAATGTTTGGCATAGGCGGTAAAATTGGAAACTGAAAGACAATTTCACCGTAGGATGATTCCAGTTTAATGGTGTTCATCTCCTCTGCTTCCGGATCAAGTGTTCCAAACGGCATATTTCCCGGAATGGTAACGATCATATTTGTATTGGTTACCAGAACGGGGTTGAAAGATGCTTCAATTCCGTTAAAAAACACTTTTGTTGCGCTTTTCAGATTTCTTCCCGTGATGACAAATGTTTCACCGGGACCAACCTTTTCAAGCTGCATTGTAGCGGCTGAATCCGGATGGATATGCCTGACGCCTTCAATTTCCGGCATGCCGCCGCTATCACTATCACCGGCCAAATCGCAACCGGTATAAAGGGCAAAGATTCCGGCAATGGCAACCAGATAAAGTAGATGCCGAAGTGTAAATATCTGCTTTTCCATATCGCTTGTTCCTACGTTCTTATTAATTGACAATTGATTCATAATTCCAGCTCCTATTCATCAAAATTATATGGAACCGGACTATCCATCAGGTTCGGATTGGTAGATACTTCTGCTTCCGGATAACTGAGCCGGAAATCAGACTCATTTACCGTAATGGATGCGGACGGAGGTTCAATGATGTATTCTCCTTCACCCTCAGAATACTCTAAATTTGAGTTTCTCTGCTGGTCGTTGATCAGGTTCATCGCCATTTGCGGCTGCCAGTTGTAGAGTCGTACCAATTCAAACCAGTTCTGCCCTTCGTAGGCCAGTTCCTTCCATTTTTCTTCAAACAGGTCCATGTAGGAAATAGAGTCAATTGCCGGGAGTCCCGCCCGTTCGCGCACCGCATTCACGTATCCTACTGCTTGTCCATTATTTGTGGAATTGTCGTTCCCCAGGACGGCCTGTGCATAGCTAAGGTATACTTCTGCCAGGCGCAGCATGTATGTATTGATGTCTGTTTCCATAAAACCGACCCGTCCTTCATTATCCCCCGGAGTTCCGATGACATACTTTTTAATAGGAGCGCCGGTGCCCTCATACGTGTAGCCGCCATCATTTTGCAGAAGCTCGGGATAGTGGTCACCCCGGGTCATAAACGTTGCTTTGCGGCGCCGATCCTGTGCATCTGAGCCGCCATAGAGTTCATACAACCAGGCAGAAACACTTGTACCGCCTCCCCAGCCATCTCCTACTCCGGTCAGACGGGCTTCAGGAGCATAATAGGCCTGAAAGGTGTTTTGTACACCCCACTCATCGGCACCATACACCCACTGAAGTGCAAACAGACTCTCTGAATTATTATTAAACTGCCGTTTGAACAGATCTGCAAAGTTATCCATCAATTCCGCGCCGCTGTTCAGGATTACATCCTCGGCATACTCACGGGCAAGATCCAGATCACTCTGTACCAGGCTTCCGCCCTGGCTGTTAAAATGCGCCCGGGTGAGATATAATCTTGCAAGCATTCCTTTTGCAGACCAAGTATCCACACGCCCTGCGGGATCATCCAGAATCAGGTGCTCCTCGGCATAAAGCAGGTCATTGATTGCAAAATTCAGTACATCTTCACGAAGATTACGCCTTACGTTAGGATTTTCGATCAACGCGGTAGTATTTGTGATAATCGGCACATCGCCCCAAAGCTGCGCAAGATAGGAGTAAGCAGTCCCGCGCATAAACCGTGCTTCCGCAACACGATGGTTTTTTACTGCCTGGGGAATCGCATCCGAAGAGTTCACATTGATATTGTGAATGTGAGTATTCGCATGAGCGATCACAAGGTAGAGCGATCTCCACAGTTCGTTCAGCCTTGTATTGGCAGCCGTAGTGCTGAAGATCACAAATTGCTCCCGGCCTCCATCCGTTGTAATCAGGTTTCCGGCTCTTGCATCCCCGATTTCGGTTTTAGCTTTGTCGTTGAAATCAAACCAAACCGTATTGTACAGCGAACCGGTTGCCATCGCCAGATCCTGCTCCGTCTGGTAGAAGTTGCCTTCCACAATCTGGTCCTGTGGCGGGCGGTCGAAAAAACTATCTCCGCATCCGGCCAACAGAAAAACTGACGCGAGGACAGTGCTCATCATTAATTTTGTACTTACTGCTTTCATGATCCTGGGTTTTAAAATTATCAGTTATTCTTTATTACAGCCCGATGTTAATACCGAATGTAAAGATCCGCTGGGAAGGGTATCGCCCGTTATCAACCCCGATGAGGAGCGGATCCTGGATCTGTGATCCAACTTCAGGATCATACCCTGAATACCCGGTGATCGTGAAGAGGTTTTCTCCGCTGAAATAGAGCCTCACGGTTCTCATATTATATCTGCTAAGCAGACCGACCGGCAGCGTGTACCCTACCGTGAGGTTTTTCAATCTCATATAGCTTCCATCCTCTACAAATCTGTCGGAGATTCGCTGATTATTGTTTGGATCAGATGAGGTGATCCGCGGAACAGTTGTTCCGGGATTTGTGACCCGAACGTTTGTAATATCGTTTGGTGAGCCTGCAGGATCAATCAGTTCAATTCTGGCATGTTCATTAACAGATGCCAGAAGCCCGAAATTACTGGAAGGATCTTCATTCTGCCGTTTCACCTGGTTGAAGATGTCATTCCCGTAACTGCCGTTGATAAACACGGACAGGTCGAAATTCCTGAAATAGAAGTTGTTGGTAATACCAAACTGAAAATCCGGGTTTGGATCTCCGATTACCGTTCGATCCTGCTCATCAATGATGCCGTCTCCGTTCAGGTCTCTGAATTTCAGATCTCCGGCCCAAACACCCTGGGTGGGGTGAACGTTATTATTTTGCTGTGCGTGATTCTGAATATCTTCGGCATCTTCAAACACACCATCCACCACATAACCGTAGAACTGCCCAACCGGCTGACCCACAATTGTTCGCGAAACCGGATCAAAGAAGTTAATCTGACGCTCGATGAAGCTCGTCGATTGGTCCATCTCGGTCACCTTGTTTCGGTTCATCGAATAGATAAATGTGGACTCCCACCGTAGGTTTCGGTTCACATTTACCGTGTTGAGGGCAATTTCAATTCCCCTGTTCTCAAGCGACCCGATATTTACCGTTGGCGCACCGATAGCCCCCGTTCCGGATGTTCCGGCATAGAGCGGCAGCGGCTGTCTGAGCAACAGATCGTTGGTCCATTTTTGATAGACATCCGTCGTCAGGCTAATTCTGTCATTCAGAATGGTTACATCAAGCCCCAGATTGATCGATTCTGTAGATTCCCACCGAAGCGCAGGGTTTGCGATATTTGCGGGACGTACACCGCTTCCCCATCGTGTGGCTGTAACGTTCAGTGCAGAACCGAACAGGTAATTCCCGATATTTTGATTCCCTACAAAACCATATCCTCCTCTTAAACGCAGTTCATTAACCAGGTCGATATTAAAGAACGGTTCATTCGCAATTCTCCATGCTGCTGCAAAAGAAGGGAAATACCCCCAGCGGTTTTCAGAGCCAAATCGCGAAGAGGCGTCTGCCCTGATTGTACCGGTGAGCATATATCGATCGCCGTAATTCAAATTCACGCGGCTGAATAGCGACTGCATGGAATTTGAGCCGGCCCAGCTGTTGTTGCCTGCAGTGGCGGCATCTCCTGCTGCAAGTTCCTGGATATTGTTTCCGGGAAAGTTTTGCCTTGATCCGCTTAACCCTTCAAACTCAAACACTTCAATTTCATGACCCAGAACCGCATTCATAGAGAGCTGTTCACCAAACGGCTGAACGTAAGTCATATACGTCTTTGATTGCCAGTATTCAGAATTACTCCTGCTTCTTGAGGATTCGTTCAGTTCATTCGTACGGGCATTAAATTCGTATGTAGGCGTAAACTGATTACGGTTTGTGAAATTGTACGATACATTCAGCTCACTACGGAGTGACAGATTATCCAGGAAATTTATGTCTGCATAGATGTTTCCAAGAACCTCACGGCGGTGGCGGGTATCATCCACGATTTGCGCCATCGCAACGGGGTTTTCCAGTGTAAATTCTGATTGTGTAGGGCCTCCCCAGCTACCGTCCGGTGATCGCACGGGAATATCGGGGGACTGGCGAATGGCCAGGTTTACAAGATCTGCCTCTGAAACAGTCAGTCGCTCATCGGCCCGGCTAAGGTTAAGGCTCGTTCCCACCTGCAGCCATCTGGTCGGGTTGTTATCCAGGTTCAGCCTGGCAGAGTACCGGTTGAAATTGGAACCGGTGGCGATACCGTCTTGTCCAAAATATCCTGCTGATAACCGGTACCTGGTATTCACGTCACCGCCGCTGATCGCAAGTGTATGATTTTGCATCGGTGCCGTCTGGAAAAGCTCATCCTGCCAGTTGGTGCCATCACCGAGAATCGAAGGATCCTGGAATTCTGCCCGTTCGCCAAATCCAACAAGTTCAGCCTGACGATTGCGATACTCTGCATATTCAGGCAGATTCATCACATCAATCCGGCCAGGAAGCTGCTGAAACCCTACGTACGCATTGTAATCAACATGAGTTTCCCCGGCAGTTCCCCGCTTTGTGGTAACTAAAACAACACCGTTTGCAGCACGTGCACCATAAATCGCGGCCGCAGATGCATCCTTCAGAATATCAATCGATTCAATATCATTTGGATTCAATGTGGCAAGCGCGTTGGTTCCGTCACCGGTTTGCGCTGATACCGGGATTCCGTCAATCACATAAAGTGGTTCTGCATCACCAGTTAAACTGTTTGTACCCCTGATTCTCACGGAAACACCGCCGCCAGGCTGACCGGAGTTGGTCATCACCATTACGCCGGCAGCCCGTCCCTGCAGAGCACTATCAAAGGAACTGGTTATACTTTTATCAAGGTCGTCTGATCGCACGGACGAGATTGACCCTGTAACATCCTGACGCCTCAGATTTCCATATCCAACCACTACAATTTCATCTCCTACAAGCGCCATTGGCGTTAAGGTAAGGTCAATCTGAGATCGGCCGCTTATCGGTACTATCAGTTCCTGATACCCGATATAGGAGGCAACAAGTGTATCTGACAACGACGGCACGTTCAGGCTAAATTCGCCATCTACATTCGTGCTCGTTCCAATTGTGGTGCCTCTAACTAAAATATTAACACCCGGAAGAGTTGAACCGGTCTGCCCGTCGTAAACTACTCCGGTCACCTCTTCAGACTGATCTTCTTTTGGTATGGTCAATGGAGCATTTGTTCGCTTTACAACCACCTGACCGCCCGGTGAAGCAAGCGCTTCCAGTCCCGTGCCGTTTACAAGCTCTCTAAACGCATCGATAATGGTTACATCTTTCATTACCATGGTGAGCCGTCCTTCCGGAAGATCTCCTGAATCGTATGATAATCTGATTTTCCCTTCTGTTGCAATCCGATTCAAAGCCTGCTGATAGGTTGCGCTGCGAAGCTGCAGATCAATCTTTTCTTTGTAAACCGATTGGGTCCCCGGGTGGTTGTACCAGCTGATCGGTACAAAATTACTTCCCGTGCCAGAATTATATGCGTAATCCTGACCTGATACCTCTTCGTGAGCCATTATTGACAAAACAAAAACAGCAGATAAAGATAGCAGAAACAGCCTGAAACGCTGATGTATGATCGATTCTGTATCTAACTTCATGTATTTCACCTTTCGTGTTGATTATTGTAAAATGTAAACGTGTTTGCCAGGTAGGAGTGGTGCTTATATTCAAAATCAAGCACAAGAGAGATCGACTCTAAAACCTCACCCAATCGCTGCCTGTCCGTGAATGTAGCCGTCAATCTTTTGCCTGAATTTTCTTCCGGTTTTATTTCCAGTTCGATATCAATTCCGTACCACCTTTCCAGTTTCTGGATTACCGCAGCCAGTGAATCCTGTTTAAAAACCAGCTCGCCGTTTGTCCATCCAATAAATTGAGACAGATCAGTCAACTCCGCTACGTGCGTTATACCATCCTGCGAAACCGTTCCAATCTGGCTTTTATTGATCGTTTTACCAGAAACCATGTCGTCACCTGCGCTTTCAAGAGAAACGGCTCCATCAGCCACCGCCACCAATACCCGATCTCCTTCGGAATAGGTGTTAACGTTAAATTTTGTACCTAAAACTTTTGTAACCGCCCATTCTGTGGTCACCACAAACTGTCGGGTCGGGTCGTGTGTCACTTCAAAATAGGCCTCACCTTCCAATGTAACTTCGCGGCGTTCATTTGAACCAAATGTTTCCGGCACGAGAAGACGGCTTCCGGCATTCAGGTGAATCGTACTCCCATCGCTCAATCGCAGACGGGTTCGCTGCCCTTTATCCGTTTTCACTTCCCTGTACTCAATTTCTTCAGCAATCTCCGTTACATCAGACGAAAGATCGATATCGGCAAACTTTATCGACATAAACACGATTAAAGTTACAGCCGCTGCCACTGCACTCCAGCTTAACCAATGCATAGAAACCGATTTATGTTGCGATCGGTTATAATTTCCGGATGCTGCTTCCTTAATACCTGCACCGGTTTGCTTATCGTCCAAATCGAACTGATTATTAAACCTCAGCCAGGCCGAATCAACATCCTGAAATTTTTTCTTCTCGGTTGATGTATCCCAAATTTTCTTTACAAAAAGCAGAAACTCTTCATTTTCAGAATCTTCCTGCATCCACTCCCTAAGCTGAATTTCTTCATCCATAGAACAGGTTCCGTTCAGGTAACGGATAATAATTTGAAGATTGATTTTGCTGTAATCCATTCAGTTTCGTTTAATCATCAACATGATTTTTGCCTGCGTACTCTTAATACCCGAAATGATGGTTTTACCCTGACAAACTTTTTTTATTTTTTTGAATTCCATCAAACCATGAATGCAGAATTCTTCAAAAATTACGTCTTGGAGAGTTTCAGAGGAGTTTTTATCCGAAATCAGAGATGTTTATTAACTGCACAGTGGAAGGAGAAAGGAACAGGCCGAAATGCCTGGCACAAAAATAACTTTACCTAAATCGCGATAACTGATCAATTAAAAACTTCATGGAACGGCTGATTTGAGTCTCTACAGTTTTGATAGAGATATTCAGTACTTCGGAGATTTCCCTGTAGGTGAGGTGATCTTCACGGTGCATTAAAAAGATATTTCGGCGCTTTTCCGGTAGTTTTTTTAATGCGTACCTGTAGGCTTCTTTGAACTCTTTTAACTCCAGAATTATTTCGGGATTGTTGTCAGTATCTGACTGGGTGGTTTTATCAGAAAGTTCAACCGTATTTTCACCTTTATTTTTCGCCAGGTATTTAAACGCCTGATTCTGCACGGCTTTAAAGAGATATGCTTTTAAGGTTCCATCAGCCCGAAGCCGCTCGCGATTTTCCCACACTTTATAAAATACGTTGTGAATAATATCTTCAGCAACCTTTTCAGAATTTACATAACGCAATAAAAAAGGCCCCAGCTGAGGATAGTAGCACCTGTAGATTTCCTCAAATGCTTTACGTTCTCCTTTGTTTACACCTTCAACCCATTGGTTGTCACGAATGGCTCGTTCATCCTTCCCCAAAGAAAGACCCACACCCCCAATGCTATTGAGTTTTTGCTCTAATGCCATTCCTGACTGGTTATATGATTCATTTCACTTCTTCGAAATTCTGCAGCGATTGGATGTGCTGAGCAAAATGAGAAGTCTGAGTTGTGATCGCGCAAATTAAAAGCGCTTTTTTAACCTGGAGTAGCTTACAAATAAATTTCCAAAAAGAATAGGTATTTCTTCAAATTGATTGATTAAATCAGTTTGACATCAAACCACCCTCAAATACCGAATACATAAATATATGCTAAACAATTACTTACCTCTTGAATTGTGAAGTGTCAAATACGATCCGGGAAAAGAGGAATCGAAATAGTTCAGGGCAGAAACAGAAACGGACCGGTTTTTTACGCCGGTCCGTTCAAGAAGCATTTGATGAGCTGCGCTGATTAACTCACCCCTCCGCATACGCTCTAACATCCGTCATATCCACCATCAGATCAAACAGAGCGGTGTTGCGCACAAAGGTTGGGATGCGGTCACTGCCCGGGCCCCAGGCGGCAATTTCCACATAGTCCGCCGTGTGGCTGGTGCTGATAAAATTGATACCGTTGTAATTAGCAAGAACACCCGACATCACCCCGGCCGGTGACTGACGATTTCTGAATGGCGACCTGAATTGTCCCTGAAAAGCCCGCTTCACCATAATCGCCTCTTCATTTGTAATCTGGGTATTAGTGGCATACTCAAACAGATCCTGAATTTTTTTCACCGTTACACCTTC
The window above is part of the Rhodohalobacter sp. SW132 genome. Proteins encoded here:
- a CDS encoding alpha-L-arabinofuranosidase, whose translation is MRHTKSSILWITAVVFIGLFNACSDSTSGVDSNDRDPNENGTKGEIVKPPFDGQSGNPGFFLDSWEPKDAVIPDHRPVEKVQADASVFIYADPDDEITRVSPYLFGNNANTYMTQMIDQPNLMHYISSLSPNVIRFPGGNLSNMYFWNADPGNPPDDAPDQLIDGNSGNAYDAGYWYGNNTQSWTISLDNFYEVLNRTGSTGMFTVNYSYARYGTGPNPLQTAAKLAADWVRYDNGRTRYWEIGNENGGPWQAGYLIDTDQNQDGQPERITGALYGSHFNVFADSMRAAADEIGADIKIGAQLIHFDAANSWNPADRDWNEGYFQSAGNTADYYIVHDYFTEYDEDSTPDAILSSAEPVTHDVMEWMNTTFSRHGATTKPIAFTEWNIFATGSSQMVSDISGMHATMVVGEMMKNSYGMAARWNLANGWEDGNDHGMFNAGDEPGGIPRWHPRPDFFHLYFFQRIFGDTMIFSWEQGLNAPDIHSYASRYSSGHTGMVIANTGGFPRIVEVDLIDADPGERYYWYTITGGEGGDFSRQVEINNIGPEYASGGPLNYEEMEAFSAETDGGIKLRVPGRSVSYLLIE
- a CDS encoding glycan-binding surface protein, whose protein sequence is MEKQIFTLRHLLYLVAIAGIFALYTGCDLAGDSDSGGMPEIEGVRHIHPDSAATMQLEKVGPGETFVITGRNLKSATKVFFNGIEASFNPVLVTNTNMIVTIPGNMPFGTLDPEAEEMNTIKLESSYGEIVFQFPILPPMPNIQHINKEFAESGETLTITGNYLYLVTEVTFPGGIVSADFESSDDGSYMTVTVPDGITEEGFVNVTTSSGTTYNSYRNMFNNTTGIFVNFDDKNPFTPWGDTPVVTNDVEGIEPVDGNYLHWHLTDIPAGLWWSQELATPMEAETDWPDIDPNTDLENLVLRFEMNIPDGLNSGWIKFNFNWNFEYDWNPFVTRNDERITIQTDGWETFTIPLEVLYDLGATTYADIAVNMHMFYVNPDTGVPVDELSVAYDNFRIVQIN
- a CDS encoding RagB/SusD family nutrient uptake outer membrane protein, which gives rise to MKAVSTKLMMSTVLASVFLLAGCGDSFFDRPPQDQIVEGNFYQTEQDLAMATGSLYNTVWFDFNDKAKTEIGDARAGNLITTDGGREQFVIFSTTAANTRLNELWRSLYLVIAHANTHIHNINVNSSDAIPQAVKNHRVAEARFMRGTAYSYLAQLWGDVPIITNTTALIENPNVRRNLREDVLNFAINDLLYAEEHLILDDPAGRVDTWSAKGMLARLYLTRAHFNSQGGSLVQSDLDLAREYAEDVILNSGAELMDNFADLFKRQFNNNSESLFALQWVYGADEWGVQNTFQAYYAPEARLTGVGDGWGGGTSVSAWLYELYGGSDAQDRRRKATFMTRGDHYPELLQNDGGYTYEGTGAPIKKYVIGTPGDNEGRVGFMETDINTYMLRLAEVYLSYAQAVLGNDNSTNNGQAVGYVNAVRERAGLPAIDSISYMDLFEEKWKELAYEGQNWFELVRLYNWQPQMAMNLINDQQRNSNLEYSEGEGEYIIEPPSASITVNESDFRLSYPEAEVSTNPNLMDSPVPYNFDE
- a CDS encoding SusC/RagA family TonB-linked outer membrane protein; this encodes MKLDTESIIHQRFRLFLLSLSAVFVLSIMAHEEVSGQDYAYNSGTGSNFVPISWYNHPGTQSVYKEKIDLQLRSATYQQALNRIATEGKIRLSYDSGDLPEGRLTMVMKDVTIIDAFRELVNGTGLEALASPGGQVVVKRTNAPLTIPKEDQSEEVTGVVYDGQTGSTLPGVNILVRGTTIGTSTNVDGEFSLNVPSLSDTLVASYIGYQELIVPISGRSQIDLTLTPMALVGDEIVVVGYGNLRRQDVTGSISSVRSDDLDKSITSSFDSALQGRAAGVMVMTNSGQPGGGVSVRIRGTNSLTGDAEPLYVIDGIPVSAQTGDGTNALATLNPNDIESIDILKDASAAAIYGARAANGVVLVTTKRGTAGETHVDYNAYVGFQQLPGRIDVMNLPEYAEYRNRQAELVGFGERAEFQDPSILGDGTNWQDELFQTAPMQNHTLAISGGDVNTRYRLSAGYFGQDGIATGSNFNRYSARLNLDNNPTRWLQVGTSLNLSRADERLTVSEADLVNLAIRQSPDIPVRSPDGSWGGPTQSEFTLENPVAMAQIVDDTRHRREVLGNIYADINFLDNLSLRSELNVSYNFTNRNQFTPTYEFNARTNELNESSRSRSNSEYWQSKTYMTYVQPFGEQLSMNAVLGHEIEVFEFEGLSGSRQNFPGNNIQELAAGDAATAGNNSWAGSNSMQSLFSRVNLNYGDRYMLTGTIRADASSRFGSENRWGYFPSFAAAWRIANEPFFNIDLVNELRLRGGYGFVGNQNIGNYLFGSALNVTATRWGSGVRPANIANPALRWESTESINLGLDVTILNDRISLTTDVYQKWTNDLLLRQPLPLYAGTSGTGAIGAPTVNIGSLENRGIEIALNTVNVNRNLRWESTFIYSMNRNKVTEMDQSTSFIERQINFFDPVSRTIVGQPVGQFYGYVVDGVFEDAEDIQNHAQQNNNVHPTQGVWAGDLKFRDLNGDGIIDEQDRTVIGDPNPDFQFGITNNFYFRNFDLSVFINGSYGNDIFNQVKRQNEDPSSNFGLLASVNEHARIELIDPAGSPNDITNVRVTNPGTTVPRITSSDPNNNQRISDRFVEDGSYMRLKNLTVGYTLPVGLLSRYNMRTVRLYFSGENLFTITGYSGYDPEVGSQIQDPLLIGVDNGRYPSQRIFTFGINIGL
- a CDS encoding FecR family protein, giving the protein MDYSKINLQIIIRYLNGTCSMDEEIQLREWMQEDSENEEFLLFVKKIWDTSTEKKKFQDVDSAWLRFNNQFDLDDKQTGAGIKEAASGNYNRSQHKSVSMHWLSWSAVAAAVTLIVFMSIKFADIDLSSDVTEIAEEIEYREVKTDKGQRTRLRLSDGSTIHLNAGSRLLVPETFGSNERREVTLEGEAYFEVTHDPTRQFVVTTEWAVTKVLGTKFNVNTYSEGDRVLVAVADGAVSLESAGDDMVSGKTINKSQIGTVSQDGITHVAELTDLSQFIGWTNGELVFKQDSLAAVIQKLERWYGIDIELEIKPEENSGKRLTATFTDRQRLGEVLESISLVLDFEYKHHSYLANTFTFYNNQHER
- a CDS encoding RNA polymerase sigma-70 factor, whose translation is MALEQKLNSIGGVGLSLGKDERAIRDNQWVEGVNKGERKAFEEIYRCYYPQLGPFLLRYVNSEKVAEDIIHNVFYKVWENRERLRADGTLKAYLFKAVQNQAFKYLAKNKGENTVELSDKTTQSDTDNNPEIILELKEFKEAYRYALKKLPEKRRNIFLMHREDHLTYREISEVLNISIKTVETQISRSMKFLIDQLSRFR